One Brassica napus cultivar Da-Ae chromosome A1, Da-Ae, whole genome shotgun sequence genomic region harbors:
- the LOC106426828 gene encoding cysteine proteinase COT44 gives MASSPKILSLLLFYVVISLASSDESIINDNHLSLPSDRSWRTDEEVMSIYLKWSLEHGKSNINSNGIINQQDERFNIFKDNLRFIDLHNENNKNATYKLGLTIFADLTNDEYRSLYLGARTEPVRRITKAKNVNMKYSAAVNDVEVPETVDWRQKGAVNAIKDQGTCGSCWAFSTAAAVEGINKIVTGELISLSEQELVDCDKSYNQGCNGGLMDYAFQFIMKNGGLNTEQDYPYHGTNGKCNSLLKNSRVVTIDGYEDVPSKDETALKRAVSYQPVSVAIDAGGRAFQHYQSGIFTGKCGTTMDHAVVAVGYGSENGVDYWNVRNSWGTSWGEDGYIRMERNVASKSGKCGIAIEASYPVKYSPNPVRGTSSV, from the exons ATGGCTTCGTCACCAAAAATCCTCTCCTTACTTCTCTTCTACGTCGTCATTTCATTAGCCTCCAGTGATGAGTCCATCATCAATGACAACCATCTCAGTCTTCCATCTGACCGGTCGTGGAGAACCGATGAAGAAGTGATGTCCATCTACTTAAAATGGTCCCTGGAGCACGGGAAAAGTAACATCAACAGCAACGGTATTATCAACCAACAAGATGAAAGattcaatattttcaaagaCAACCTCAGATTCATCGATCTACACAACGAGAACAACAAGAACGCTACGTACAAGCTTGGTCTAACCATATTCGCTGATCTCACTAACGATGAGTACCGGAGTTTATACCTCGGGGCAAGAACCGAGCCTGTCCGCCGCATCACTAAGGCCAAGAACGTTAACATGAAATACTCAGCCGCAGTAAACGACGTGGAGGTTCCGGAGACGGTTGACTGGAGACAGAAAGGAGCCGTTAATGCCATTAAAGACCAAGGAACTTGCG GAAGTTGTTGGGCGTTTTCAACAGCTGCAGCAGTAGAAGGTATAAACAAGATCGTAACAGGAGAACTCATATCTCTGTCCGAACAAGAACTTGTCGACTGCGACAAATCGTACAACCAAGGCTGTAACGGCGGTCTAATGGATTATGCTTTTCAATTCATAATGAAAAACGGCGGATTAAACACCGAGCAAGACTATCCTTACCACGGAACCAATGGCAAATGCAACTCTTTACTT AAGAATTCAAGAGTTGTAACTATCGATGGATACGAAGATGTTCCTAGTAAAGATGAAACCGCGTTGAAGAGAGCAGTTTCATACCAGCCTGTGAGTGTTGCTATTGATGCTGGTGGAAGAGCTTTCCAACATTACCAATCT GGGATCTTCACTGGAAAGTGTGGTACGACTATGGATCACGCTGTTGTGGCGGTTGGTTATGGATCAGAGAACGGTGTTGACTATTGGAATGTACGTAACTCTTGGGGTACAAGCTGGGGAGAGGATGGTTACATTAGGATGGAGAGAAACGTGGCGTCCAAATCCGGTAAGTGTGGGATTGCGATTGAAGCCTCGTATCCGGTTAAGTACAGCCCAAACCCGGTTCGTGGAACCAGCAGTGTTTGA
- the LOC106439348 gene encoding beta-1,4-xylosyltransferase IRX14 — protein MKLSALHQSYLNRRRSPLDSSVDAPSKSFLAVFWLVLHCLCCLISLLLGFRFSRLVFFFLVSTPTTNLYSPPFRPDLPPPRIDLTPSNATTAEAKTSSSRVVVGRHGILIRPWPHPDPVEVMKAHRIIERVQREQKAVFGAGAKGSRTVIAVTPTYVRTFQALHLNGVMHSLMLVPYDVVWIVVEAGGVSNETASIVAKSGVRVIHVGFDQRMPNTWEDRGKVEVLMRLRALRVVKEEKLDGVVMFADDSNMHSMEFFDEIQNVKWFGAVSVGILAHSGNAEEMVMSMDKRREMEEEESSSLPVQGPACNATDKLIGWHVFNTLPYAGKSAVYIDDVAAVLPRKLEWCGFVLNSRILWDEAESKPEWVKEFGLLNENEGVESPLSLLNDPSMVEPLGSCGRQVLLWWLRVEARADSKFPPGWVIDPPLEITVAAKRTPWPDVPPEPPTKKKDQMSLSQGNNNVVVIPKHQQQQQQRSSKVRKPKRRSKRNKHEAKPTDTATQVSSSTKHHQERN, from the exons ATGAAGCTCTCTGCTCTGCATCAAAGCTACTTAAACCGCCGCAGATCTCCGTTAGATTCCTCCGTCGACGCCCCCTCGAAGTCGTTCCTCGCCGTCTTCTGGCTCGTCCTGCACTGCCTCTGCTGCTTGATAAGCCTCCTCCTCGGCTTCAGATTCTCCAGAttagtcttcttcttcctcgtctccACTCCCACAACAAACCTCTACTCTCCTCCCTTCCGCCCCGACTTACCACCGCCGCGAATCGATCTTACTCCATCCAACGCCACCACGGCGGAGGCGAAGACCTCGTCGTCGCGCGTCGTCGTGGGGAGGCACGGGATCCTGATCCGCCCCTGGCCGCATCCGGATCCCGTGGAGGTGATGAAGGCGCACCGGATCATCGAGAGGGTGCAGAGGGAGCAGAAGGCGGTGTTCGGCGCCGGCGCGAAGGGGAGCAGGACGGTGATCGCCGTGACGCCGACTTACGTGAGGACTTTCCAGGCGCTGCATTTGAACGGGGTGATGCATTCGCTGATGCTAGTGCCGTACGATGTCGTTTGGATCGTGGTGGAAGCTGGGGGTGTGAGTAACGAGACGGCTTCGATTGTTGCTAAGTCGGGGGTGAGGGTGATCCACGTGGGGTTTGATCAGAGGATGCCTAACACTTGGGAGGATCGTGGGAAAGTTGAGGTTTTGATGAGACTTCGAGCTTTGAG AGttgtgaaggaagagaagcttgATGGGGTTGTGATGTTTGCGGATGATAGTAACATGCATAGTATGGAGTTTTTCGATGAGATTCAGAACGTGAAGTGGTTTGGTGCTGTTTCCGTTGGAATCTTGGCGCATTCGGGGAATGCGGAAGAGATGGTTATGTCGATGGATAAGAGAAGAGagatggaggaagaagagagcTCTTCGTTACCAGTACAAGGTCCTGCGTGTAACGCGACCGATAAGCTGATCGGTTGGCATGTTTTCAATACGTTGCCATACGCGGGGAAGAGTGCGGTTTATATAGACGATGTAGCTGCGGTTTTGCCGCGGAAGCTGGAGTGGTGTGGGTTTGTGTTGAACTCGAGGATTCTTTGGGATGAGGCTGAGAGTAAGCCGGAGTGGGTTAAGGAGTTTGGGTTGTTGAACGAGAACGAAGGCGTGGAGAGTCCTTTGTCTCTGTTGAATGATCCTTCGATGGTTGAGCCTCTTGGAAGCTGTGGAAGACAGGTTCTGCTTTGGTGGCTTCGTGTTGAAGCTCGCGCTGATAGCAAGTTCCCTCCCGG ATGGGTGATTGATCCTCCGTTAGAAATCACAGTGGCGGCTAAACGAACGCCATGGCCAGATGTTCCACCTGAGCCACCTACTAAAAAGAAAGATCAAATGTCATTATCCCAAGGCAACAACAATGTGGTGGTGATACCGAAGCACCAGCAGCAGCAACAGCAACGTTCTAGCAAAGTCAGAAAACCGAAACGGAGAAGTAAGAGAAATAAACACGAAGCTAAACCAACAGATACAGCAACACAAGTTTCTTCCTCCACTAAACATCATCAAGAAAGAAactga